The proteins below are encoded in one region of Ereboglobus luteus:
- a CDS encoding AraC family transcriptional regulator has protein sequence MADPLSDILRLAKVEPTVAGGFTAGGAWSIRFPAPDKLKFFAILKGGCWLAIDNHKTPVRIEEGDVILLSLQTSFILAGDLSAVPLDAVKLFEKSKTQVIGDAEDCVQIGGHIRLDGASGAILEDVLPPFIHIKAASPQAASVKWLLDQYVRERARVLPGGEITAAHLVGLMFVQILRLYVDEGAPLASEWLRAIADKQLAPALRLMHETPGRSWRIDELAKASGMSRTAFAVRFKTVAGIAPLAYLTQWRMRLAEHALREENATLAALAERLGYSSESAFSNAFKRVTGCTPRACRRAHSRRAR, from the coding sequence ATGGCAGACCCCTTATCGGACATTCTCAGACTGGCAAAAGTGGAGCCGACGGTCGCGGGCGGATTCACCGCCGGCGGCGCGTGGAGCATTCGTTTTCCCGCGCCGGATAAGCTCAAGTTTTTCGCCATCCTAAAAGGCGGATGCTGGCTGGCAATCGACAATCACAAGACGCCCGTCCGCATCGAGGAAGGCGATGTCATCCTGCTCTCCCTGCAAACATCCTTCATACTTGCGGGCGACTTGAGTGCCGTGCCATTGGACGCGGTTAAACTCTTTGAAAAAAGCAAAACACAAGTCATCGGTGATGCCGAGGATTGCGTGCAAATCGGCGGACACATCCGCCTTGACGGGGCGAGCGGCGCGATTCTCGAGGACGTTTTGCCACCCTTCATTCACATCAAGGCAGCCTCACCCCAAGCCGCGTCCGTCAAGTGGCTGCTCGACCAATATGTCCGTGAACGCGCCCGTGTTTTGCCGGGTGGCGAAATCACCGCCGCGCATCTGGTCGGGCTCATGTTTGTCCAGATTTTGCGGCTTTATGTCGATGAAGGCGCGCCACTGGCCTCCGAGTGGCTTCGCGCCATCGCGGACAAACAGCTCGCACCGGCATTGCGACTGATGCACGAGACGCCGGGACGTTCCTGGCGGATTGACGAACTGGCGAAAGCCTCCGGCATGTCGCGAACGGCGTTTGCGGTGCGTTTCAAGACCGTCGCCGGCATCGCGCCGCTCGCCTATCTCACGCAATGGCGCATGCGCCTTGCGGAACACGCTCTGCGCGAGGAAAATGCGACGCTTGCCGCGCTCGCCGAGCGACTCGGTTACTCGTCGGAAAGCGCTTTCAGCAATGCGTTCAAGCGCGTCACCGGTTGCACCCCGCGCGCCTGCAGGCGCGCTCATTCACGCCGAGCGCGATGA
- a CDS encoding NAD(P)(+) transhydrogenase (Re/Si-specific) subunit beta, translated as MRDIAIQIAYIVSAGIFIMGIKMLGSATTARRGNRLSAIGMLLAVIITLFDQGIVSAGIQGYAWIAGGIALGALIGGILAKRVQMTGMPEMVALLNGFGGLASLLVAWAEYATLPVLGLLPVSGEMRFTLIVSALTVIVGGITFTGSLVAYLKLSGKMSGRPFLFAGQKAINFVVMLVLVAATVVLALALKDYSATAFYTLIGGAFLLGVLGVIPIGGGDMPVVISLLNSLSGVAASFAGFIIGNTVLIVAGCLVGASGLILTVIMCKAMNRTLGNVLFGGFGAASSGSGGGAEQGEMKAVSTEDAYYILEAARSVVVIPGYGMAVAQAQHVVKELGELLENNGAEIRYAIHPVAGRMPGHMNVLLAEADVPYEQLVEMDNINPIMPTVDVAIVIGANDVVNPAAATDPSSPIYGMPIINAHEAKTVFALKRGKGTGFSGLENKLFFMPNTRMIYGDAKATVADLVSQMKG; from the coding sequence ATGAGAGACATCGCCATCCAAATCGCCTACATCGTCTCGGCGGGCATTTTTATCATGGGCATAAAAATGCTCGGCTCCGCCACCACGGCGCGCCGCGGCAACCGACTCTCCGCAATCGGCATGCTCCTCGCCGTCATCATCACGCTCTTTGACCAGGGCATCGTGAGCGCGGGCATCCAAGGCTACGCGTGGATCGCCGGCGGCATCGCGCTCGGCGCGCTCATCGGCGGCATCCTCGCCAAGCGCGTCCAGATGACGGGCATGCCCGAAATGGTCGCCCTGCTCAACGGCTTCGGCGGCCTCGCCTCGCTGCTCGTCGCCTGGGCCGAATACGCCACGCTGCCCGTGCTCGGGCTCCTCCCCGTTTCCGGCGAGATGCGCTTCACCCTAATCGTGAGCGCGCTCACCGTGATCGTCGGCGGCATCACCTTCACCGGCTCGCTCGTCGCCTACCTGAAACTCTCCGGAAAAATGTCCGGCCGCCCCTTCCTCTTCGCCGGCCAAAAGGCGATCAACTTTGTCGTCATGCTCGTGCTTGTGGCCGCCACGGTCGTGCTTGCGCTCGCCCTCAAGGACTACTCCGCCACGGCCTTCTACACGCTCATCGGCGGCGCGTTCCTGCTCGGCGTGCTCGGCGTGATTCCCATCGGCGGCGGCGACATGCCCGTCGTCATCTCGCTGCTCAACTCCCTCTCCGGCGTCGCCGCGTCCTTCGCCGGCTTCATCATCGGCAACACCGTGCTCATCGTCGCCGGCTGCCTCGTCGGCGCGAGCGGCCTCATCCTCACCGTCATCATGTGCAAGGCCATGAACCGCACGCTCGGCAACGTGCTCTTCGGCGGCTTCGGCGCGGCCTCGTCGGGCTCCGGCGGCGGCGCCGAGCAAGGCGAAATGAAAGCCGTCTCGACCGAGGACGCGTATTACATACTCGAAGCCGCGCGCAGCGTCGTCGTGATCCCCGGCTACGGCATGGCCGTCGCGCAAGCGCAGCACGTCGTCAAGGAGCTCGGCGAACTCCTGGAAAACAACGGCGCCGAAATCCGCTACGCCATCCACCCCGTCGCCGGCCGCATGCCCGGCCACATGAACGTGCTCCTCGCCGAGGCCGACGTGCCCTACGAGCAGCTCGTCGAAATGGACAACATCAACCCGATCATGCCGACGGTTGACGTGGCGATTGTGATTGGCGCGAACGACGTCGTGAACCCGGCCGCCGCGACCGACCCGTCGAGCCCGATCTACGGCATGCCCATCATCAACGCGCACGAGGCGAAAACAGTTTTCGCGCTCAAGCGCGGCAAAGGCACGGGCTTCTCGGGCCTGGAAAACAAACTCTTCTTCATGCCCAACACCCGCATGATCTATGGCGACGCCAAAGCCACAGTCGCCGATCTGGTCAGCCAGATGAAGGGGTGA
- a CDS encoding NAD(P) transhydrogenase subunit alpha yields METLLLLLFIFTLAAFLGFELISKVPSQLHTPLMSGSNAISGITIVGAMIATAHIGGEAAKWIGFGALVLATINVVGGYVVTDRMLGMFKKKDK; encoded by the coding sequence ATGGAAACACTACTGCTCCTCCTGTTCATCTTCACGCTTGCCGCGTTTCTGGGCTTCGAGCTCATCTCGAAAGTGCCCTCGCAGTTGCACACGCCGCTCATGTCCGGCTCCAACGCCATCTCCGGCATCACCATCGTCGGCGCCATGATCGCCACCGCGCACATCGGCGGCGAGGCCGCCAAATGGATCGGCTTCGGCGCGCTCGTGCTCGCCACCATCAACGTCGTCGGCGGCTACGTCGTCACCGACCGCATGCTCGGCATGTTCAAGAAGAAGGACAAATAA
- a CDS encoding NAD(P) transhydrogenase subunit alpha: MHIHCPIETTPNETRVTLLPDSVKTLVAAGLAVSLPRGFGKTCLIPDSDYEAVGATMTGDADAALASADIVLGIAAPTPERIARLKPGCLHLSFLDPFNQSALIQTLAQKNISAVSLEMIPRSTLAQKMDVLSSQANLAGYAAVLLASTRLNKIFPMMMTPSGTLSPARVFIVGVGVAGLQAIATAKRLGARVDAFDTRPVVEEQVKSLGAKFVKIDLGDTGQTAQGYAKELTPEQIEKQRAGMAKVCAQSDVIITTAKLFGRKSPVIITDEMVRGMKPGSVIVDLAASGGGNVALTKPGGETVTENGVTIIGPECLERTLPLHASQMLSANLTNFITHFWNAKEKQLPIDTADSIMGGCLITHGGQVVHPSFAPKTTA; this comes from the coding sequence ATGCACATCCACTGTCCCATTGAAACGACACCGAACGAAACACGCGTCACGCTGCTGCCCGATTCGGTAAAAACGCTTGTCGCCGCCGGCCTCGCCGTCTCCCTTCCGCGCGGCTTCGGCAAAACCTGCCTCATCCCCGATTCCGACTACGAAGCCGTCGGCGCCACCATGACCGGCGACGCAGACGCCGCCCTCGCCTCGGCGGACATCGTGCTCGGCATCGCCGCCCCCACGCCCGAGCGCATCGCGCGCCTCAAGCCCGGCTGCCTCCACCTCAGCTTCCTCGACCCGTTCAACCAGTCCGCCCTCATCCAGACCCTCGCGCAGAAAAACATCAGCGCCGTGAGCCTCGAAATGATCCCGCGCTCCACCCTCGCGCAAAAAATGGACGTGCTCAGCTCGCAAGCCAACCTCGCCGGCTACGCAGCCGTGCTCCTCGCCAGCACGCGCCTCAACAAAATTTTCCCCATGATGATGACGCCCTCCGGCACCCTCTCGCCCGCGCGCGTGTTCATCGTCGGCGTCGGCGTCGCCGGCCTCCAGGCCATCGCCACCGCCAAGCGCCTCGGCGCGCGCGTGGACGCCTTCGACACGCGCCCCGTCGTCGAGGAGCAGGTCAAGTCGCTCGGCGCCAAGTTCGTCAAAATCGACCTCGGCGACACCGGCCAGACCGCGCAAGGCTACGCCAAGGAACTCACGCCCGAGCAAATCGAAAAACAACGCGCCGGCATGGCCAAGGTCTGCGCGCAATCCGACGTCATCATCACCACCGCCAAGCTCTTCGGACGCAAATCGCCCGTCATCATCACCGACGAAATGGTGCGCGGCATGAAACCCGGCAGCGTCATCGTCGACCTCGCCGCGTCCGGCGGCGGCAACGTCGCGCTCACCAAGCCCGGCGGCGAGACCGTCACCGAAAACGGCGTCACCATCATCGGCCCCGAATGCCTGGAGCGCACCCTGCCCCTCCACGCCAGCCAGATGCTCTCGGCCAACCTCACCAACTTCATCACGCACTTCTGGAACGCGAAGGAAAAACAACTCCCCATCGACACCGCCGACTCGATCATGGGCGGCTGCCTCATCACGCACGGCGGCCAGGTCGTCCACCCGAGCTTCGCGCCAAAAACAACCGCCTGA
- a CDS encoding MFS transporter has protein sequence MNWGIIGLLYTSFYMCRYNFSIANKSIATEFGFSNEQIGWIISVNMFAYACGQIVNGLLADKLGGKRAMLIGVAGTIIMNILFGVASFAGLLWLFVMLRGIDGYLQAFGAPGFIKINVTWFNKRERGKFSGIFGFMINLGRLGIFWLGPSLLAGFTLFGMFHVDPLHWRWLFWVPSGIAMTVAIVFAFVVKNTPEEAGYHVDELKDQDTAANGGASGEKEPTVKDVFLRIVSNPVIWMVAFAYACTGTVRQSVDQWFPRYVQEVFSTDLKGPHFFWLGTLIPIVASAGSLVSGYVSDTFANGRRAPVAAVIYFIETIIIILAAQASTLNGVIVFFILIAFTANSTHSLLGTAAAMDIGGKKMAGFASGVIDSFQYFGGFLAGFLLGRLLDGKGWVFDVFSYLHNLILGTPPEGHMGWGLYFYFMAPFGMTGCILILIGARMSKKRGMTL, from the coding sequence GTGAACTGGGGCATCATCGGCCTGCTCTACACGTCGTTCTACATGTGCCGCTATAATTTCTCGATAGCGAACAAGTCGATCGCGACGGAATTCGGGTTTTCCAACGAGCAGATCGGCTGGATCATTTCGGTGAACATGTTCGCCTATGCGTGCGGGCAAATCGTCAACGGACTGCTCGCCGACAAGCTCGGCGGAAAACGCGCGATGCTGATCGGCGTGGCGGGCACGATCATCATGAACATCCTGTTCGGCGTGGCGTCGTTTGCCGGGCTTCTCTGGTTGTTCGTGATGCTGCGCGGCATCGACGGGTATTTGCAGGCGTTCGGCGCGCCGGGTTTCATCAAGATCAACGTCACCTGGTTCAACAAGCGCGAGCGCGGAAAGTTTTCCGGCATCTTCGGTTTCATGATCAATCTCGGACGGCTGGGGATTTTCTGGCTCGGGCCGTCGCTCCTCGCGGGGTTTACGCTTTTCGGAATGTTTCATGTCGATCCGTTGCACTGGCGCTGGCTGTTTTGGGTGCCCTCGGGCATCGCGATGACGGTTGCGATCGTGTTTGCGTTTGTCGTCAAGAACACGCCGGAGGAGGCGGGCTACCATGTTGACGAATTGAAGGATCAGGACACCGCGGCAAACGGCGGCGCGAGCGGCGAAAAGGAGCCGACCGTCAAGGATGTGTTTTTGCGAATCGTCTCCAATCCGGTGATCTGGATGGTGGCGTTTGCCTATGCGTGCACGGGCACCGTGCGCCAGAGCGTGGACCAATGGTTCCCGCGTTACGTGCAGGAGGTTTTCAGCACGGATTTGAAGGGGCCTCACTTTTTCTGGCTGGGGACGTTGATTCCGATCGTGGCGTCGGCGGGTTCGCTGGTGTCCGGGTATGTTTCCGACACCTTTGCCAACGGACGTCGCGCGCCGGTGGCCGCGGTGATTTATTTTATAGAAACAATAATCATCATCCTGGCCGCGCAGGCATCGACGCTCAACGGGGTCATTGTGTTTTTCATCCTCATCGCGTTCACGGCCAACTCGACGCATTCGCTGCTCGGCACGGCCGCGGCGATGGATATCGGCGGAAAAAAGATGGCGGGATTTGCCTCGGGCGTGATTGATTCGTTCCAGTATTTCGGCGGTTTTCTGGCGGGCTTCCTGCTGGGGCGACTGCTCGACGGCAAGGGCTGGGTGTTCGATGTGTTCAGTTACCTGCACAACCTGATACTCGGCACGCCGCCCGAGGGCCACATGGGCTGGGGATTGTATTTCTACTTCATGGCTCCGTTCGGCATGACGGGCTGCATATTGATTTTGATCGGCGCGAGAATGAGCAAGAAGCGCGGAATGACGTTGTAG